TGCGCGAAGCCGGACGCGATCCGGCAACCTTCGGCATCGAAGCGCGGCTCACCGTCAGCCGCGTGCCCGCAGCGCAGTGGAGCAGCTATGCCGCAACCTGGCGACAGCTCGGCGCCAGCCATCTGAGCGTCAACACCATGGGTCTGGGCCTTGCTTCGATCGATGAGCATCTCGCGCTGCTGCAACGGGTGCGACGCGCCCTGGATGCGTGAGACGCGTCCGGCAGCATACCGTCGTCAAAGGATCATCCGCATGACCGAGTATCCGCGCGCCATGCTGCGCCGTTTCGCCATTCTGGAGCATTCCGATCTGGTCCACGCGATCACCACGCGCCATGGCGGCGTCTCACAACCACCCTACGCCACGCTCAACCTGTCGTTCAGCCGTCCTGACGATCCGGCTGCCGTGCGCGAAAACCGGCAGCGCGTCTATGCCGCGTTGGAGATCGAGGCCGCGCGCGTCGTCGCGGCGGGCCAAGTCCACGGCAGCGATGTGCTGGTGGTGCGCGAGCAGCACGCCGGCCTGGGGGCGCTCGGGCCCTCGCCGATCCGCCCGCCCGCCGACGCGCTGATCACCGACCGGCCCAATCTGTTCCTACTGGCCTGTTTTGCCGACTGCACGCCGCTGCTCTTCTGGGATCCCGTCCGACGCGTGGTCGGCGTGGCGCATGCCGGCTGGCAGGGCACGCTCAAAGGCATTGCCGCGGCCACCGTCGCGGCGATGCGCACAGCCTTCGGCAGCAATCCCTCCGATCTGCGCGTGCTGATCGGGCCCTCGGCGGGTCCGTGCTGCTACAACGTCTGGCCCCACGTCGCCGCCGCGGCACGCCAGGCGCTGCCCCACGACGAC
This is a stretch of genomic DNA from Kallotenue papyrolyticum. It encodes these proteins:
- the pgeF gene encoding peptidoglycan editing factor PgeF, which translates into the protein MTEYPRAMLRRFAILEHSDLVHAITTRHGGVSQPPYATLNLSFSRPDDPAAVRENRQRVYAALEIEAARVVAAGQVHGSDVLVVREQHAGLGALGPSPIRPPADALITDRPNLFLLACFADCTPLLFWDPVRRVVGVAHAGWQGTLKGIAAATVAAMRTAFGSNPSDLRVLIGPSAGPCCYNVWPHVAAAARQALPHDDVLRQVGDQTHFDLWAANRAMLRRSGVPDAQIETSAICTICQVADFFSHRAEQGATGRFAAIIGLRG